In Sulfitobacter guttiformis, the genomic stretch GCACACCCCGTCAATCTGCTGGCGTATAGGGGGAGTCGCTACTTGTGGCAAGGGCGTATCGGCAATTCATCGATCTCAAGTATGACTGCATCATATTCGCATTATGAGATGAGCTCCCACTGCTCACGCGCCGCAGTTTACTGGTTCTTGCATTTCACAGACCCAGCACAGCGCGGGGTGTTAATATGACGCAGGCCGCTGCAAAGCTCACAAACCCAGAGAGAATGACCCCGATCCCTTAGAAAATAAGCAAAATTCGTCTAATAGTAGGTGCTTTTCGCTGATGAGAATAAAATCTTAAGGGGCGCGGAGGCATTATCTGTTGTTCAATGTGTGCTTTGGTTTATCAAGGCGTCTATTAGTTATAAGAAGCAGGCATATGAACCAGTTTTCAGGCAATTTTGACCCCGTTACAGATAAGACATCAGTTCCGGCGCGCGCGCGCGACTGGATAAAGGTGCTATCCAACTATCGCGAACCCAGCACATCACGTAGTTTTTACGAACTCGGCCTAACACTCGGGCCATTTATCACGCTTTGGGCGCTGGCGTGGTGGTCCCTCTCGATCAGCGCGTGGCTGACATTGGCAATTTCCTTGTGCAACGCTGCCTTTATTCTCCGGCTCTTTGCGATCCAGCACGATTGCGGACATGCATCGTTCTTCAAGAACCGTACACTCAGCGATTGGGTAGGCCGTGCCATTGGCGTGTTGACTCTCACACCCTATGACGTTTGGCGGCGCGCCCATGCGATACACCACAGCTCGTCGGGAAATCTGACACGGCGCGGCATTGGTGACGTGGATACCCTCACAGTCGCAGAATACGAAAAATTGTCGCGATATCGCCGTTTTCGCTACCGGATGTACCGCCATCCAATCGTACTTTTCGGCCTCGGACCAGGATACTTGTTTTTCCTCGAAAATAGACTGCCCTTTGGCCTTATGGCGAAGGCGCGTTATTGGGTAAGCGCAATGGGCACAAACTTCGCTATTATCGGCGCGCTCACATTAATATGGTACTTTGGCGGACTAATGCCAATTCTTCTAATCTTTGTACCGTCCACACTTCTGGCCGCGACCGCTGGCGTCTGGCTGTTCTATGTCCAGCATCAGTTCGAAACAACGCATTGGGAAGAGGAAGAAGATTGGGACATGCACGACGCGGCCCTGATGGGTAGCTCGCACTATGTTATGCCCTCCGTTCTGCAATGGCTCACGGCGAATATCGGCATCCACCATGTTCATCATCTTTACAGTCGGATCCCGTTCTACCGCTTACCCCAGGTACTCAAAGACCATGAGGGCCTAGCGAAGATCAATCGTATGACAATCCGCGAAAGCATCGTAAACGCGCGATTGCACCTGTGGGACGAAGATAGCAAACGTTTGCTGTCCTTCGCAGAAGCAGAAACGATGATCGCCACGCGCTAACGACTGTTAAATTTGACCGTCCGGAATGAGGCCGCTCTTTCGAGAGCGGCCTTTTCTTTTACCACCAGCGGAACATCATTTTCATAATCGAGAGCCTGATACCGTTCAGCCGTCGGCAGCGGCAACCCGGATGAATGATTAGCCACCAAGAATCTGGAACACTGAATAAAAATGGATATCGCTTCTAAAGCGAACGAAAACAGACTTTTCAGCATTATGGCGAACCCTAGTATACTAGTTCTTACTAATTCCGCGGCCGAGTTCAAACTTCCGCGCGTTTGAACTCGGCCCGTAATGTGCCTACTGAAATCGCACTTGAGGATCATCCCATAGCTA encodes the following:
- a CDS encoding fatty acid desaturase, whose protein sequence is MNQFSGNFDPVTDKTSVPARARDWIKVLSNYREPSTSRSFYELGLTLGPFITLWALAWWSLSISAWLTLAISLCNAAFILRLFAIQHDCGHASFFKNRTLSDWVGRAIGVLTLTPYDVWRRAHAIHHSSSGNLTRRGIGDVDTLTVAEYEKLSRYRRFRYRMYRHPIVLFGLGPGYLFFLENRLPFGLMAKARYWVSAMGTNFAIIGALTLIWYFGGLMPILLIFVPSTLLAATAGVWLFYVQHQFETTHWEEEEDWDMHDAALMGSSHYVMPSVLQWLTANIGIHHVHHLYSRIPFYRLPQVLKDHEGLAKINRMTIRESIVNARLHLWDEDSKRLLSFAEAETMIATR